The genomic region TGTAAATAAGCATCATCATATCAACAACAACATCTGGCATCTTCAACTCTCTAAATATATAAAATAATTCAACCATTGGTGTTGTAAAAGCCAAAAATAACATACTACTAATTCCTCCGAGCATCCTCCCAAACAGTAAAACTCCTAAATCAATTCCATCTTTGTATATGGGAATTTCAAATCCAAAGATATTTATCTTGAACCATTCAACTGTTCCAAATAAAAAGGCAAATATTAGTAAATTTAATAATCCAAACCCAAATGGAATCCCAACAAATACAACATAAATTTTCTTCGGGATTTTTGCCTTGAATAACAATAATATAGATACTACAAAAAATATTAACAATGGAACTATTGCTGACTTTGAAAAAACAGAGATTAGAAGTAGAGATAAAGCAAATATAACCTTCAATTTTGGATTTACATGCTTTAACTTATTGTTAAAAGCAATGTTATCAACAGTGTTATATTTCATAAAAGCCACCTTTAAATTCTTTTTAAAAAAAATAAAGATAAAAATAAAAAAAAGATATTAAGCTGCCATCTGTCTTTTTGCATTATAGTATCCAATGTAATATCCAATAATTATAGCCCCAATTGCCGCCTGTAAAGCAAACAATAAACTTTCAATTTCTCCACTTGGAGGTTCCCATATTGGATGAAACC from Methanotorris formicicus Mc-S-70 harbors:
- the cbiQ gene encoding cobalt ECF transporter T component CbiQ; amino-acid sequence: MKYNTVDNIAFNNKLKHVNPKLKVIFALSLLLISVFSKSAIVPLLIFFVVSILLLFKAKIPKKIYVVFVGIPFGFGLLNLLIFAFLFGTVEWFKINIFGFEIPIYKDGIDLGVLLFGRMLGGISSMLFLAFTTPMVELFYIFRELKMPDVVVDMMMLIYRYIFVLYEEYERMKFAQESRLGTSNLKSTYKSLGALAAHLFIRAWEKGEILNITMMARCYDGKLRLLHSIENPPIKYILFIAIFDILLIILVYLTRNFAITSYIKI